The proteins below are encoded in one region of Chelonia mydas isolate rCheMyd1 chromosome 11, rCheMyd1.pri.v2, whole genome shotgun sequence:
- the PMS1 gene encoding PMS1 protein homolog 1 isoform X5, whose translation MRCNKWRIRPFGLEFFLQGASLLQLCSKAVIWQKTRVSDHKMSFMSVLGTAVMGSMVPFQHRCEDPEVFLSGFLPKPESDNSLTSLSSSERSFIYINSRPVHQKEILKLVRQYYNLKSHKDSSRSYPVFFIHITVPASAVDVNLTPDKTQVLLHNKESVLSAVENVLTSLYGLLPGTVSCETNKTDVTSVDMVVNETEQTDVLVNKMEPFGNSDPHAHTSSFSFSNDVQNGQAGKNTEVCLNHQRFSSDNTHGLLNRKEMSGTDVTVSDISQDSSINNLSCEDSQNGYSVTLTLDGSTHMDTQSKNRSEHPLRAGHTNEMEKNEANTVPEYVSEISADNWSKGNALKNPTGENLEPVKILIPEVGGITNHKANENTGEQDHDQQSANQSIKKPNVINDKAGHIMAYDLISNQIIRKPMSAVALFNQEYRSRLLTDNPKANMEDLMLKIEGLWEKLSREERKKYEEKAMKDLERYNNQTKKAVEQRIQRSTKETEKRYKPKLKTSLSDQQKLDKLFQSQIEKKHSHNQAMKIVQVPFSMSSFKRQLQRLEKRNFDKHESCLICHLSFPDAWITASEKKIMLLNPYRVEEALLYKKLLEQHKLPIEKLDKPIVLTDSLFSGSHYMDSLYNMPKDCQKLNGSIYLSDPRLIANGFRIKLIPGYSATENQLEIEGMANCLPYYGISDLKEILNAVINKNAKEVYECRPLKVINYLEGEAVRMSRQLPLYMSKEDVEDTIYRMKQQLGNENKGCVHGRPFFHHLTDIPEFK comes from the exons GTATTTCTGTCTGGATTTCTTCCAAAACCTGAATCAGACAATTCTTTGACAAGTCTTTCAAGTTCAGAAAGGAGTTTCATCTATATAAACAGTCGGCCAGTacatcaaaaggaaatattaaag CTGGTTCGACAGTACTATAATCTGAAGTCACATAAAGATTCTTCTCGTTCGTACCCTGTTTTCTTTATTCATATTACTGTACCTGCCTCCGCTGTGGATGTTAATTTAACACCTGATAAAACTCAAGTTTTACTTCATAATAag GAATCTGTCTTATCCGCTGTTGAAAATGTATTGACATCGCTGTATGGGCTACTACCTGGTACAGTTTCTTGTGAAACTAATAAAACAGATGTTACCTCAGTGGACATGGTTGTTAATGAAACAGAACAAACAGATGTGCTTGTTAATAAAATGGAACCATTTGGGAATAGTGATCCACATGCACATACTTCATCCTTTTCATTCAGTAATGATGTGCAAAATGGGCAAGCAGGAAAAAACACCGAGGTCTGCTTAAATCATCAAAGATTTTCTAGTGATAATACTCATGGTCTCCTCAATAGAAAAGAAATGTCTGGCACTGACGTGACTGTGAGTGATATATCTCAAGACAGTTCCATAAATAATTTATCATGTGAGGACAGCCAGAATGGATATAGTGTAACATTAACCCTAGATGGCAGTACTCACATGGACACTCAATCTAAAAACAGAAGTGAGCATCCTTTAAGAGCCGGTCACActaatgaaatggaaaaaaatgaggCAAATACAGTCCCTGAGTATGTATCTGAAATCTCTGCTGATAATTGGAGCAAGGGGAATGCACTTAAAAATCCTACAGGAGAGAACCTGGAACCTGTAAAGATTTTGATACCTGAAGTAGGAGGAATAACAAATCATAAGGCAAATGAAAATACTGGTGAACAAGATCATGATCAGCAGAGTGCAAATCAAAGTATAAAAAAACCGAATGTAATTAATGATAAAGCAGGACATATCATGGCCTATGATTTAATTAGTAATCAAATAATCCGGAAACCCATGTCAGCAGTTGCCCTGTTCAACCAAGAATATCGTTCTAGATTATTAACTGATAATCCAAAGGCCAACATGGAGGACTTGATGCTGAAAATTGAAGGACTATGGGAGAAACTgagcagagaggagagaaagaa GTATGAAGAAAAAGCCATGAAAGACCTGGAACGATACAACAACCAAACCAAGAAAGCTGTGGAGCAGAGAATACAGAGATCAacaaaagagacagaaaaaagaTACAAGCCCAAACTGAAGACTTCTCTCTCTGACCAGCAGAAACTTGACAAACTTTTTCAGTCTcaaattgaaaagaaacacagccATAACCAAGCTATGAAAATTGTACAGGTGCCCTTTTCTATGAGTTCTTTCAAACGTCAACTTCAAAGACTTGAGAAGAGAAATTTTGATAAACACGAGTCTTGCCTGATCTGTCACCTGAGTTTTCCTGATGCATGGATAActgcttctgaaaaaaaaatcatgttgctAAATCCGTATAGAGTGGAAGAAGCCCTACTTTATAAGAAACTACTGGAGCAACACAAACTTCCTATAGAGAAACTGGACAAGCCAATTGTATTAACTGACAG tttgttcagCGGATCTCATTATATGGATTCTCTCTACAATATGCCAAAGGATTGCCAAAAATTAAATGGATCAATTTACTTGTCAGATCCAAGGCTTATAGCAAATGGTTTTAGGATAAAACTAATACCAG GATATTCAGCTACAGAAAACCAGCTGGAAATAGAAGGAATGGCTAATTGTCTGCCATACTATGGTATATcagatttaaaagaaattctGAATGCTGtgataaacaaaaatgcaaaggaAGTATATGAGTGTAGACCTCTCAAAGTGATAAACTACTTGGAG GGAGAAGCAGTGCGTATGTCTCGGCAGCTACCCTTGTATATGTCAAAAGAGGATGTAGAGGACACAATTTACAGGATGAAGCAACAGCttggaaatgaaaataaaggcTGTGTTCATGGTCGTCCATTTTTTCATCACTTAACAGATATTCCAGAATTTAAGTAA